A single Gammaproteobacteria bacterium DNA region contains:
- a CDS encoding LOG family protein, which produces MSSIVSPVGSLDILSREEVARLRDASDSGLHELWRRCSLAVLNGGRETDDALAVLNEYADFDIRLIQQERGIKLEVLNAPANAFVDDQMVFGVREHLFSILRDIVYIGHEQDRRAADLETSNGITDFVFHILRNSGALKPRLRSDVVVCWGGHSISREEYEYTKEVGYEMGLRELHICTGCGAGAMKGPMKGAAIGHLKQRVRGGRYIGLSEPGIIASESPNPMVNELIIMPDIEKRLEAFVRLAHAVVVFPGGVGTAEEIFYLLGILLHPENKDLPFPLIFTGPRASEEYFQQIDDFLVAVLGSDIRQRYQIIVQNPQKVATEVKAGVERVVQFRREQGDAFYFNWHLHVDNAFQKPFIPTHEAMAGLNLHPDIGRYQLAVNLRRVFSGIVAGNIKEDGVRRVQQHGPFQIHGDSAIMEKMDALLQSFIKQQRMKLPGSGYTPCYEVVK; this is translated from the coding sequence ATAAGCTCTATTGTTTCACCGGTTGGTAGCCTGGATATTTTATCGCGTGAAGAAGTTGCACGTTTGCGCGATGCGAGTGACAGTGGTTTGCATGAATTGTGGCGGCGTTGTTCATTAGCGGTGTTGAATGGCGGACGCGAAACCGACGATGCTTTAGCGGTGTTAAATGAGTATGCGGATTTTGATATTCGTCTTATTCAACAAGAGCGGGGTATCAAGCTCGAAGTATTAAATGCACCAGCCAATGCGTTTGTCGATGACCAAATGGTATTTGGTGTACGCGAACATCTTTTTTCTATTTTGCGCGATATTGTTTATATAGGGCACGAACAAGATCGGCGCGCGGCCGATCTTGAAACATCTAACGGCATTACAGATTTTGTTTTTCATATTTTGCGCAATTCCGGCGCTTTAAAACCACGTTTACGATCAGATGTTGTTGTTTGTTGGGGCGGACATTCAATTAGTCGTGAAGAATATGAATACACCAAAGAAGTCGGTTATGAAATGGGCTTACGTGAATTACACATCTGTACGGGTTGTGGTGCAGGCGCGATGAAAGGCCCAATGAAGGGCGCTGCGATTGGCCATCTTAAACAACGTGTGCGTGGCGGACGTTACATTGGTCTTTCGGAGCCTGGCATTATTGCATCGGAATCTCCGAATCCGATGGTGAATGAATTAATTATCATGCCCGATATTGAAAAACGCCTTGAAGCTTTTGTACGTTTAGCGCATGCGGTCGTAGTATTTCCAGGTGGTGTTGGTACTGCTGAAGAAATTTTTTATTTATTAGGTATTTTGTTGCATCCGGAAAATAAAGATTTACCTTTCCCGTTGATTTTTACGGGCCCGCGTGCGAGTGAAGAATATTTTCAACAAATAGATGATTTCTTAGTGGCAGTATTAGGTTCGGATATTCGGCAGCGTTATCAAATCATTGTGCAAAATCCGCAAAAAGTTGCCACCGAAGTAAAAGCGGGCGTCGAACGCGTGGTGCAGTTTCGCCGCGAGCAAGGAGACGCATTTTATTTTAATTGGCATTTGCACGTTGATAATGCCTTTCAGAAACCCTTTATTCCGACTCATGAAGCAATGGCGGGACTTAATCTGCATCCCGATATTGGTCGTTATCAATTAGCGGTTAATTTGCGTCGTGTGTTTTCAGGCATCGTAGCCGGCAATATTAAAGAAGACGGCGTGCGTCGTGTGCAGCAACACGGACCATTTCAAATTCATGGCGATAGCGCCATTATGGAGAAAATGGATGCGTTACTGCAGTCATTTATAAAACAACAACGTATGAAATTACCCGGCTCAGGTTATACGCCTTGTTATGAAGTGGTGAAATAA
- a CDS encoding GGDEF domain-containing protein — MGAVTELNIAAAPHAAISLANVVEVLEDPSGKLTLDDVTNGAAANRFVVSDTDQLNFGYSTSVHWARFTLAPYDNENLLFEVAFPLLDYVDFYYVYKNNNHIQNVHQRAGDKLPFSARPIEHRFFLFPLPEQIIEPTTFYLRFESEGANQAPLKIWRQIDYLKTAKDHSLVYGLYYGIILVMALYNLFLYLYVRDRIYLAYVCYITTFCLVQATLNGFSYEYLWPYWPWWASQAPTILLGVVSFFAFDFARRFLTTPHLLPRLDRCMAILMYLCLLSVGVTVLVSYTVGTNIVTLLAFSLACTIMTAAVLVLRQGYRPARYFFLAWFGFLLGIAINCLMYFGLIPRNALTSHALQVGSALEVILLSLAIADRMHVLQEDKMFADKQLHKQTIEHNQELERKVARRTRELQDAKDTAEQISQELEKTNTLLTILASRDSLTNLLNHRAFVQQLQTSLSVAQRYRYPLCLILLDMDHFKRVNDLYGHHAGDAALIAVGDVLSDHLREGDLGARYSGEEFILSLSHTDLDEGLKIAERLREAIENIDMAKYPQAQLTASLGLAVYIPEHSVSEYKELIRQADDALYRAKQLGRNRVCA, encoded by the coding sequence GTGGGGGCTGTTACAGAATTAAATATTGCCGCAGCCCCGCATGCAGCCATATCGTTAGCAAATGTGGTGGAAGTGTTAGAAGATCCTAGCGGCAAGTTAACGCTGGACGATGTGACGAATGGCGCGGCAGCTAATCGATTTGTAGTATCTGACACGGATCAGTTGAATTTCGGTTATTCGACTTCGGTGCATTGGGCGCGTTTTACGCTCGCACCTTACGATAATGAAAATTTATTATTCGAAGTGGCTTTTCCTTTATTAGATTATGTGGATTTTTATTATGTGTATAAAAACAATAATCACATCCAAAATGTTCACCAGCGTGCGGGCGATAAATTACCTTTTAGTGCCAGACCTATTGAGCATCGTTTTTTCTTATTTCCACTGCCTGAACAAATAATTGAACCCACTACATTTTATTTACGCTTTGAATCAGAAGGTGCTAATCAAGCGCCATTAAAAATCTGGCGACAAATCGATTATTTAAAAACCGCTAAAGATCATAGCCTTGTCTATGGTTTGTATTACGGCATTATTTTAGTGATGGCTTTGTATAATTTGTTTTTGTATTTGTATGTGCGCGACCGTATTTATTTAGCTTATGTATGTTACATAACTACGTTTTGTTTAGTGCAAGCCACTTTAAATGGATTTTCTTATGAATATCTCTGGCCTTATTGGCCCTGGTGGGCAAGCCAAGCGCCGACTATTTTATTAGGCGTGGTAAGTTTTTTTGCGTTTGATTTTGCGCGACGCTTTTTAACGACGCCGCATTTGTTGCCTAGACTAGACCGCTGCATGGCAATTTTGATGTATTTGTGTTTGCTAAGCGTGGGTGTGACGGTTTTGGTAAGTTATACCGTAGGCACTAACATCGTTACTTTGTTGGCGTTTTCTTTGGCCTGCACCATTATGACAGCGGCGGTGCTGGTGTTGCGCCAAGGTTATCGACCTGCGCGTTATTTCTTTTTGGCCTGGTTTGGTTTCTTGTTAGGTATTGCGATTAATTGTTTAATGTATTTTGGTTTGATTCCACGTAATGCCCTGACTTCGCACGCGCTGCAAGTAGGTTCAGCCTTAGAAGTTATTTTGTTATCGTTAGCCATCGCAGATCGTATGCATGTTTTGCAAGAAGATAAAATGTTTGCAGACAAACAGCTGCATAAACAAACGATTGAGCACAATCAAGAATTGGAGCGGAAAGTGGCGCGGCGCACGCGCGAGCTTCAAGATGCTAAAGATACTGCCGAACAAATTAGTCAAGAATTAGAAAAAACTAATACTTTATTAACCATCTTGGCGTCGCGCGATAGTTTGACCAATTTATTAAATCACCGCGCTTTTGTGCAGCAACTGCAAACTAGTTTGTCAGTAGCGCAGCGTTATCGATATCCATTGTGTTTAATATTGCTGGATATGGATCATTTTAAGCGGGTTAATGATTTGTATGGTCATCATGCAGGTGATGCAGCGTTGATCGCCGTAGGTGATGTTTTATCTGATCATTTGCGGGAAGGTGATTTAGGCGCACGTTATAGCGGCGAAGAATTTATTTTGTCTTTGTCGCACACTGATTTAGATGAAGGTTTAAAAATTGCGGAACGCTTACGTGAAGCGATAGAAAATATTGATATGGCTAAATATCCGCAAGCGCAGTTGACTGCTAGTTTAGGTTTAGCTGTATACATCCCCGAACATTCGGTGAGTGAATACAAAGAATTAATTCGCCAGGCGGATGATGCTTTATACCGCGCTAAACAATTAGGGCGGAATAGAGTTTGTGCTTAA
- a CDS encoding MAPEG family protein yields the protein MEWAAIVTVLALLQYQFFGFAVGGARRKHSIPAPAMAGHPDFERVVRVHLNTLEQLILFLPGLWLFVAFVSSSYAGPIAGVLGLAFIIGRGLYSRGYTRSADARHIGMLISFFPIVILLLGGLIGAVMKLVS from the coding sequence ATGGAATGGGCGGCAATTGTTACGGTTTTAGCTTTACTGCAATATCAATTTTTTGGTTTTGCTGTGGGTGGTGCACGACGTAAACACAGTATTCCTGCGCCTGCGATGGCGGGTCATCCGGATTTTGAACGCGTCGTACGCGTCCATCTCAATACCTTAGAACAACTCATATTATTTTTACCGGGTTTGTGGTTATTTGTAGCCTTTGTTAGCAGCAGTTATGCAGGGCCTATTGCCGGTGTCTTAGGTTTGGCATTTATTATTGGTCGCGGTTTGTATTCACGTGGTTACACTCGCTCCGCCGATGCTCGTCATATTGGCATGTTGATTAGTTTTTTCCCCATCGTGATTTTATTATTAGGTGGCTTAATCGGCGCTGTAATGAAACTCGTTTCTTGA
- the thiC gene encoding phosphomethylpyrimidine synthase ThiC, which produces MSAIPQSFVQQTAELSADVTRPLSGSRKIYIKGSRADVQVAMREIHCDPTSASFGVEENPPVTVYDTSGPYSDPTVKVDLLKGLAPLRANWIKERNDTEQLSGPSSHFGRVRQVDAGLAHLRFEHIRAPLRAKAGANVSQMHYAKRGIITPEMEYIAIRESLRLQEQRADSRYEKLLIQHRGHNFGAQLPTEITAEFVRDEVARGRAIIPANINHPELEPMIIGRNFLVKINTNIGNSAVTSSIAEEVEKMVWSARWGGDTVMDLSTGKNIHETREWIIRNSPVPIGTVPIYQALEKVNGVAEDLTWEIFRDTLIEQAEQGVDYFTIHAGVRLAYVPMTAKRLTGIVSRGGSIMAKWCLSHHKENFLYTHFEEICEIMKAYDVSFSLGDGLRPGSLADANDEAQFAELETLGELTKIAWQHDVQVMIEGPGHVPMQLIKENMDKQLTDCFEAPFYTLGPLTTDIAPGYDHITSAIGAAQIGWYGTAMLCYVTPKEHLGLPNKQDVRDGIIAYKIAAHAADLAKGHPGAQLRDNALSKARFEFRWEDQFNLGLDPERAREFHDATLPKDSAKVAHFCSMCGPKFCSMKISQDVRDYAAGKGIADIKVAIESGMQDKSVEFKQGGAQIYNKV; this is translated from the coding sequence ATGAGCGCCATTCCACAATCATTTGTGCAACAAACCGCAGAGTTATCCGCGGATGTGACGCGACCTTTGTCGGGTTCGCGCAAAATTTATATAAAAGGGTCGCGCGCGGATGTGCAAGTAGCGATGCGTGAAATTCATTGTGATCCTACTTCTGCTAGTTTTGGCGTCGAAGAAAATCCCCCTGTTACGGTTTACGATACTTCCGGTCCTTACAGCGACCCGACGGTTAAAGTTGATTTATTAAAAGGCTTGGCGCCGTTGCGCGCAAATTGGATTAAAGAACGCAATGATACCGAGCAACTCAGTGGACCAAGCTCACACTTTGGTCGCGTTCGCCAAGTTGATGCGGGTTTAGCGCATTTACGTTTTGAACATATTCGCGCACCGTTACGCGCTAAAGCCGGCGCGAATGTTAGCCAAATGCATTACGCCAAACGCGGCATCATTACACCTGAAATGGAATATATTGCCATTCGTGAATCTTTACGTTTACAAGAACAACGCGCTGATTCGCGTTATGAAAAATTATTAATTCAACATCGCGGTCATAATTTTGGCGCACAGTTACCAACAGAAATTACCGCAGAATTTGTTCGCGATGAAGTGGCACGCGGCCGCGCTATTATTCCCGCCAACATTAATCACCCGGAATTAGAACCGATGATTATTGGTCGCAATTTTTTAGTTAAGATTAATACCAATATTGGTAATTCAGCAGTAACTTCTTCGATTGCGGAAGAAGTTGAAAAAATGGTGTGGTCAGCGCGCTGGGGTGGTGACACCGTTATGGATTTATCAACCGGTAAAAATATTCATGAAACGCGGGAATGGATTATCCGTAATTCACCCGTACCGATTGGTACCGTGCCGATTTATCAAGCATTAGAAAAAGTAAACGGAGTAGCAGAAGATCTAACGTGGGAAATTTTTCGCGATACTTTAATTGAACAAGCTGAACAAGGCGTGGATTATTTTACTATTCATGCAGGCGTGCGTTTAGCGTATGTGCCGATGACGGCAAAACGCTTGACCGGTATTGTTTCGCGCGGAGGTTCCATTATGGCGAAATGGTGTCTGTCGCATCATAAAGAAAATTTTCTCTATACACACTTCGAAGAAATTTGCGAAATCATGAAAGCCTATGACGTGTCGTTTTCATTAGGCGATGGTTTGCGCCCCGGTTCGTTGGCAGATGCGAACGATGAAGCACAGTTTGCAGAATTAGAAACATTAGGCGAGCTTACAAAAATTGCGTGGCAACATGATGTGCAAGTGATGATTGAAGGCCCCGGTCATGTACCGATGCAATTAATCAAAGAAAATATGGACAAACAATTAACCGATTGTTTTGAAGCACCGTTTTATACGTTAGGGCCCTTAACGACTGACATTGCACCTGGTTATGATCATATTACTTCCGCCATTGGTGCTGCGCAGATTGGTTGGTACGGTACCGCGATGTTGTGTTACGTGACGCCTAAAGAGCATTTAGGTTTGCCGAATAAGCAAGATGTACGAGACGGCATCATTGCTTACAAAATAGCTGCGCATGCGGCGGATCTGGCGAAAGGTCATCCGGGCGCGCAATTGCGTGACAATGCTTTATCTAAAGCTCGCTTTGAGTTTCGTTGGGAAGATCAATTTAATTTAGGCCTTGATCCTGAGCGCGCGCGCGAATTTCATGATGCAACCTTGCCGAAAGATTCCGCAAAAGTGGCGCATTTTTGTTCGATGTGTGGGCCGAAATTTTGTTCCATGAAAATCTCGCAAGATGTGCGCGATTATGCGGCTGGTAAAGGCATTGCTGATATTAAAGTAGCTATTGAAAGCGGCATGCAAGATAAGTCTGTTGAGTTTAAACAAGGCGGCGCGCAAATTTATAATAAAGTATAG